From a region of the Candidatus Anoxymicrobium japonicum genome:
- a CDS encoding isoleucine--tRNA ligase: protein MNYKDTLNLPKNSFPMKGNLAKREPEIQAHWDAIKLYESILAESEGRELFVLHDGPPYANGDIHVGTAYNKMLKDIIVKYKTMRGFRCPYVPGWDCHGQPIEHQVTKQLGSGVDISKVELRKKCRDYAMDFVFRQADQFKRLGVLGNFENPYLTLEPEYEATNIEVFAELYLKGLIFRGRKPIHWCPTCVTALAEAEIEYEDEESHSIFVRLALSDEFAPLSGHGLPVSLLIWTTTPWTLPANVAVALSPHFPYVGVNTGTEILVMAEQLVDRVASELAIENYTVSETFSASEIEGLKCRHPMADRDSAIVLAAYVTLEQGSGCVHIAPGHGQEDYLTGLEYNLPSPMPVDDTGRFTAEAGQFAGMSVTDANPEIIKDLFRRGLLLSSSKITHQYPHCWRCKQPVIFRATPQWFVSLDEEVDGRSLRQASMDALQEVKWIPDWTINRIGSMVENRPDWCISRQRSWGVPIPVVYCKKCGKELLNAETFEAIRNLVASMGADAWFTKAPSEFLPADLACPACAGVDFEKESDILDVWFESGVSSFAVLRARDNLRWPADLYVEGSDQHRGWFQSSLLLSVSCNGKSPYGAVMTHGFTVDKDGRKMSKSIGNTIDPREVCNRSGADILRLWTASTDYSTDIPVSDEILARITESYRRIRNTLRFLLGNCCDFDPAVDSVDIKEMEEIDRWMLSRFQGLIARVTTAMDKWLLHQAIHALQLFCTVDLSSLYLDILKDRLYTYPRESKGRRSAQTAMHEICGKLLAMVAPVLAHTAEEAMLSMPENTWPARSIHLAAWPERDDSFVDEALERKWDGLLTVREHVYRKIEEARQAGMIGTGLEAGVLIYAGGEQLELLIGVERQLPELLIVSAVNVCDIASLERGQDAHGEIEIVVMRAPGKKCQRCWNYSPTVGAFNSEPDICERCVLALERQ from the coding sequence ATGAATTACAAAGATACACTGAACCTTCCAAAAAACAGTTTTCCGATGAAGGGAAACCTAGCGAAACGCGAGCCGGAGATACAGGCTCACTGGGACGCGATCAAGTTGTACGAAAGCATCCTCGCGGAAAGTGAAGGCCGTGAGCTGTTCGTGCTGCACGATGGTCCACCGTACGCCAACGGTGACATACACGTTGGCACGGCTTACAACAAGATGCTGAAAGACATCATCGTCAAGTACAAGACCATGCGTGGTTTCAGGTGCCCGTACGTGCCCGGTTGGGATTGCCACGGGCAGCCGATCGAGCACCAGGTGACAAAACAACTTGGATCCGGCGTGGACATCAGCAAGGTTGAGTTGCGAAAGAAGTGCCGCGATTACGCGATGGATTTTGTTTTCAGGCAGGCCGACCAGTTCAAGAGACTGGGAGTGCTCGGGAACTTCGAGAACCCTTACCTTACGCTCGAGCCGGAGTACGAGGCCACAAACATCGAAGTGTTTGCCGAGCTCTATCTGAAAGGATTGATATTCAGGGGCCGAAAACCGATTCACTGGTGTCCGACGTGCGTTACAGCGCTGGCCGAGGCGGAAATCGAGTACGAGGACGAGGAATCGCATTCGATATTCGTGCGGCTCGCCCTTTCAGACGAGTTCGCGCCTCTGTCCGGGCATGGGTTGCCCGTGTCTCTTCTTATATGGACGACTACTCCGTGGACGTTGCCGGCCAACGTCGCGGTTGCGCTTTCTCCCCACTTTCCTTATGTCGGGGTCAACACCGGGACGGAGATACTTGTAATGGCCGAGCAGTTGGTGGATCGTGTCGCCTCAGAGCTGGCGATTGAAAACTACACGGTTTCCGAGACGTTTTCCGCGTCTGAGATCGAGGGGCTGAAATGCCGTCATCCGATGGCTGACCGAGATTCTGCTATCGTGCTTGCCGCCTACGTTACGCTGGAGCAAGGAAGCGGATGTGTTCACATCGCTCCCGGGCACGGCCAGGAAGATTATCTGACCGGACTCGAATACAACCTGCCGAGCCCTATGCCGGTTGATGACACAGGGCGCTTTACGGCGGAGGCCGGCCAGTTTGCCGGAATGAGCGTGACAGACGCCAACCCCGAGATAATCAAAGACCTTTTCAGGCGAGGGCTCTTGCTCTCGTCGAGCAAGATTACGCATCAGTACCCGCACTGCTGGCGGTGCAAACAACCTGTAATATTTCGCGCCACGCCACAGTGGTTCGTGTCACTGGATGAAGAAGTTGACGGAAGGAGTTTGCGGCAGGCCTCGATGGATGCTCTGCAAGAAGTGAAATGGATACCCGACTGGACGATCAACCGTATTGGCTCGATGGTGGAGAACAGGCCGGACTGGTGCATCTCTCGCCAGAGGTCGTGGGGCGTTCCGATTCCGGTCGTGTACTGCAAGAAATGCGGCAAGGAGTTGCTCAACGCTGAGACGTTTGAAGCGATACGCAATCTGGTGGCTTCGATGGGCGCCGACGCGTGGTTCACAAAGGCGCCCTCCGAGTTTCTGCCGGCGGATCTTGCCTGCCCGGCTTGCGCTGGCGTCGATTTTGAAAAGGAAAGCGACATTCTCGATGTCTGGTTTGAATCCGGGGTCAGCAGCTTCGCGGTATTGCGCGCGCGCGACAACCTTCGATGGCCAGCGGATCTGTACGTAGAGGGAAGCGATCAGCACCGTGGATGGTTTCAGTCGAGCCTGCTGCTCTCTGTCAGCTGCAACGGCAAGTCTCCTTACGGCGCTGTAATGACGCATGGCTTTACAGTGGACAAAGACGGACGCAAGATGTCCAAGTCCATTGGAAATACCATCGACCCGCGTGAGGTGTGCAACCGCTCGGGCGCGGACATACTCCGCCTGTGGACCGCATCCACCGACTACTCGACCGACATTCCTGTTTCAGATGAGATACTTGCCAGAATTACCGAATCGTACAGGCGCATTCGGAACACGTTGCGTTTTCTGCTCGGGAACTGTTGCGACTTCGACCCCGCGGTCGATTCGGTGGACATCAAGGAGATGGAGGAGATAGATCGCTGGATGCTCAGCCGGTTCCAGGGGCTCATAGCGCGCGTTACCACGGCTATGGACAAATGGTTGTTGCACCAGGCGATACACGCTCTTCAGCTTTTCTGTACCGTTGACTTGAGCTCGTTATACCTGGATATATTGAAGGATCGGCTTTACACATATCCCAGGGAATCGAAGGGCCGTAGATCGGCGCAGACGGCAATGCATGAAATATGCGGCAAGCTCCTCGCGATGGTAGCGCCAGTGCTCGCCCATACCGCCGAGGAGGCTATGCTCTCGATGCCAGAGAACACCTGGCCGGCGCGGAGCATTCATCTCGCCGCATGGCCCGAGCGCGACGACTCTTTCGTTGATGAAGCGCTCGAGCGCAAGTGGGACGGGTTGCTGACGGTCAGGGAACACGTTTATCGCAAGATAGAGGAAGCCCGACAGGCGGGAATGATAGGGACCGGTCTCGAGGCCGGAGTGCTCATCTATGCCGGCGGAGAGCAACTGGAACTACTGATAG